From Neospora caninum Liverpool complete genome, chromosome VIII, a single genomic window includes:
- a CDS encoding Arsenite-activated ATPase ArsA,related, with the protein MEELELERSLKELLWTPSLRWIFVGGKGGVGKTTTSCAVAAQLAKTRESVLIISTDPAHNISDAFTQKFSNSPSLVNGFNNLYAMEIDSSYQETFDFKLSNLPSGEGGTSFSLTSLLPEMLQAVPGIDEALSFAELMQSVQSMKYSVIVFDTAPTGHTLRLLAFPDLLERGLKKISTFKDKIQSALQMLNAVSGQQIQEQDFAAKIENLKAVTTSVREAFQDPAHTTFVCVCIPEFLSVYETERLVQELAKQKIDCSNIVVNQVLFPVGGVQDEDGRPPASLAYASDLGPPVPLEQLLAPPAPQGEAETVHDENARLRRFIHRIQIRTRSVGV; encoded by the exons ATGGAGGAACTGGAACTGGAGCGAAGCCTGAAGGAACTCCTCTGGAccccttctctgcggtgGATCTTCGTCGGCGGGAAGGGCGGCGTCGGCAAAACCACGACGAGCTGTGCAGTCGCGGCGCAGCttgcgaagacgcgagagtcT GTCCTAATCATTTCAACCGACCCTGCACACAACATCAGCGATGCATTCACCCAGAAATTTTCCAACTCCCCCTCGCTCGTCAACGGCTTCAACAACTTGTACGCCATG GAGATTGACAGTTCGTACCAGGAGACATTTGATTTTAAGTTGAGCAATTTGCCTTCTGGCGAGGGCGGAACCTCCTTCAGTTTGACGTCGCTGCTGCCGGAGATGCTTCAAGCTGTTCCCGGCATCGACGAGgccctctccttcgcggaATTGATGCA GAGCGTTCAGAGCATGAAGTACAGTGTCATCGTGTTCGACACTGCCCCCACGGGTCACACGCTTCGGCTCCTCGCGTTCCCGGACTTGCTCGAAAGAGGACTGAAGAAAATTTCCACCTTCAAGGACAAGATTCAGTCTGCTCTGCAGATGCTGAATGCGGTCTCCGGCCAGCAAATTCAGGAGCAAGAC TTTGCTGCGAAGATCGAGAACTTGAAAGCCGTTACGACCTCGGTGCGGGAAGCGTTCCAAGATCCG GCTCACACAACCTtcgtgtgcgtgtgcatcCCTGAGTTCCTGAGCGTGTACGAGACCGAGAGGCTCGTCCAGGAACTGGCCAAGCAGAAAATCGATTGCAGCAACATCGTGGTGAACCAGGTGCTCTTCCCAGTCG GAGGCGTGCAAGATGAAGACGGTCGtcctcccgcgtctctcgcctacGCTTCCGACCTTGGTCCCCCAGTTCCTCTGGAGCAGCTGCTGGCACCTCCCGCCCCGCAAGGAGAAGCCGAAACGGTGCACGACGAGAATGCGAGGCTGCGCCGCTTCATTCACCGGATTCAAATCCGC ACGCGCTCCGTAGGCGTATAG